A genome region from Camelina sativa cultivar DH55 chromosome 10, Cs, whole genome shotgun sequence includes the following:
- the LOC104717670 gene encoding uncharacterized protein LOC104717670: MGETQKMLQGPPRHHHHHTSLKKPLWVVLTVSVTSMLLICSHMYPKQGSSCHGLYSTRGCEDALSTWLPVHVRKFTDEEIAARAVVRDILRTPPFVIENSKIAFLFLTPGTLPFEKLWDEFFKGHEGKFSIYIHPSKERPVHISRHFSDREIHSDEVTWGRISMVDAEKRLLVSALEDPDNQHFVLLSESCIPLHTFDYTYRYLLYSNVSFIESFVDPGPHGTGRHMEHMLPEIAREDFRKGAQWFTMKRQHAIIVMADGLYYSKFREYCGPGIEADKNCIADEHYLPTFFNMIDPMGISNWSVTYVDWSERRWHPKTYGANEISLEFMKNVTSEDMSVHVTSVGEHGDELHWPCTWNGITRPCYLFARKFHPDTLDTLVNLFPNYTSTAV; this comes from the exons ATGGGTGAGACGCAGAAGATGTTGCAGGGGCCACCacgtcaccaccaccaccacacaTCTCTGAAGAAGCCCTTATGGGTCGTTTTGACAGTTTCAGTGACAAGCATGCTTCTGATCTGTTCTCACATGTATCCAAAACAGGGCTCCTCGTGTCATGGTCTCTATAGCACTAGAGGCTGCGAGGATGCTCTCTCCACGTGGCTACCTGTTCATGTCAGGAAATTCACTGATGAGGAGATTGCAGCTCGAGCAGTGGTCAGAGACATACTTAGAACGCCTCCCTTCGTAATCGAAAACTCCAAAATCGCTTTCTTGTTCTTGACTCCTGGTACTTTGCCATTTGAGAAGCTCTGGGATGAATTTTTCAAG GGTCATGAAGGCAAGTTCTCAATTTACATCCACCCCTCAAAGGAACGACCAGTTCACATCAGCCGTCACTTTTCTGATAGGGAAATCCACAGTGATGAGGTCACTTGGGGAAGGATTTCTATGGTTGATGCCGAGAAGCGGTTACTAGTTAGCGCTCTTGAAGATCCCGACAACCAACACTTTGTTCTTCTCTCAGAGAG CTGTATACCGTTGCATACTTTTGACTACACTTATAGATATTTGCTGTACTCCAACGTTAGCTTCATTGAGAG TTTTGTGGATCCTGGTCCACATGGGACTGGTAGACATATGGAACACATGCTACCAGAAATCGCTAGGGAAGATTTTAGAAAAGGTGCTCAG TGGTTCACAATGAAGCGGCAACACGCGATTATAGTGATGGCCGATGGTCTTTACTACTCAAAATTCCGCGAGTATTGTGGA CCTGGAATAGAAGCTGACAAGAACTGCATTGCTGATGAACATTACTTGCCAACATTCTTCAAT ATGATTGATCCCATGGGGATCTCTAACTGGTCAGTGACGTATGTTGATTGGTCTGAACGAAGATGGCATCCAAAGACGTATGGAGCAAACGAGATTTCATTAGAATTCATGAAAAATGTCACG TCCGAGGACATGAGTGTACACGTCACCAGCGTAGGCGAG CATGGAGATGAGCTGCATTGGCCTTGTACATGGAATGGGATTACACGGCCTTGT